From Anaerohalosphaera lusitana, one genomic window encodes:
- the treZ gene encoding malto-oligosyltrehalose trehalohydrolase has protein sequence MIPGADLRSDGSCLFTVWAPFAKQMQVRLLGDDERVLDMYRIEKGYWQIEANDVKAGTRYLYRIDGEEERPDPASNFQPDGVHEASAVVDHAAFHWSDQNWRNYDLADYIVYELHTGCFTPEGTFEAIIEKMRYLRDLGITAIELMPVAQFPGERNWGYDGVFPYAVQNSYGGPDKLKRLVDAAHDHGLAVVLDVVYNHLGPEGNYLRDFGPYFTDRHVTPWGDAVNLDQAYSDEVRDYFIENALYWLHFYHMDALRLDALHAIFDMSATHFVEELTKRVDRYAESADRRVHLIGESALNNARLLRPRSEGGYGLDAQWSDDFHHSVHALMTEEEFGYYQDYGRVEDLAKAFDEGYVYTGQYSKFRKRKFGNHSGDRPAEQFVVCTQNHDQVGNRVHGERLIDLTDFESAKLAAGVLMLSPFVPMLFMGQEYGEESPFQYFVSHSDEKLVEAVRKGRKEEFSTFKQAQGVPDPQAVETFERSKLNWEKPEQGEHKTMLSLYKKFAEIRRTIPAWVDRSTQNVTSMKDKQILIWHREGDACEGRYLCVMNFSKHEQKVRLFEDGERWRKIVCSGENAWGGPGSELGEICEGRGELTLPERCFAFFEMI, from the coding sequence ATGATCCCAGGTGCTGATCTGAGGTCAGACGGAAGCTGTCTGTTCACCGTATGGGCTCCTTTTGCGAAACAGATGCAGGTGCGTCTGCTCGGTGATGATGAACGTGTGCTTGATATGTACAGGATCGAGAAGGGTTACTGGCAGATCGAGGCGAACGACGTTAAGGCCGGCACACGGTATCTGTACCGGATAGACGGTGAGGAGGAAAGGCCGGACCCTGCGTCTAATTTTCAGCCCGACGGGGTGCACGAAGCGTCGGCGGTAGTGGATCATGCAGCGTTTCACTGGAGCGATCAGAACTGGCGAAATTATGATCTGGCAGATTATATAGTCTACGAGCTGCACACGGGCTGTTTTACGCCTGAGGGCACATTCGAGGCGATAATAGAGAAGATGCGGTATCTGCGAGATCTGGGCATAACAGCGATCGAGCTGATGCCGGTGGCGCAGTTTCCCGGCGAGCGGAACTGGGGCTATGACGGGGTTTTTCCTTACGCAGTGCAGAATTCGTACGGCGGGCCGGACAAGCTCAAGCGGCTGGTAGACGCTGCGCATGATCACGGCCTGGCGGTGGTGCTGGACGTTGTTTACAATCATCTTGGGCCCGAAGGCAATTATCTTCGGGATTTCGGGCCTTACTTTACGGATCGGCATGTGACGCCCTGGGGTGATGCTGTCAATCTCGATCAGGCGTACAGCGACGAGGTGCGGGACTATTTTATCGAGAATGCTTTGTACTGGCTGCATTTCTATCATATGGATGCCTTGCGACTGGATGCTCTGCATGCGATCTTCGATATGTCGGCGACGCATTTTGTGGAGGAGCTGACGAAGAGGGTGGATCGCTATGCGGAATCGGCGGACCGGAGAGTTCACTTGATCGGTGAGAGTGCGCTGAACAATGCGAGACTCTTAAGGCCCAGGAGCGAAGGGGGATATGGGCTGGATGCGCAGTGGTCCGATGATTTTCATCACAGTGTCCATGCGCTGATGACGGAGGAGGAGTTCGGATATTACCAGGATTACGGCAGGGTGGAGGATCTGGCGAAAGCGTTTGATGAAGGTTACGTCTACACGGGTCAATACTCGAAATTCCGTAAGCGCAAGTTCGGTAATCATTCCGGCGACAGGCCTGCCGAGCAATTCGTGGTGTGCACGCAGAATCACGATCAGGTGGGCAACCGCGTTCACGGAGAACGGCTGATCGATCTGACGGATTTTGAGTCGGCAAAGCTGGCTGCAGGGGTGCTGATGCTTTCGCCGTTCGTGCCGATGCTGTTCATGGGACAGGAGTATGGCGAGGAATCGCCGTTCCAGTATTTTGTCAGTCACTCGGACGAAAAGCTGGTCGAAGCGGTGCGAAAGGGGCGCAAGGAAGAATTCAGCACGTTCAAGCAGGCACAGGGTGTGCCGGACCCACAAGCGGTCGAGACGTTCGAGCGGAGCAAGCTGAATTGGGAGAAGCCTGAGCAGGGCGAGCATAAGACGATGCTCTCGCTTTACAAGAAGTTCGCGGAGATTCGCCGGACGATCCCAGCATGGGTGGACAGGAGCACCCAGAATGTGACTTCAATGAAGGACAAGCAGATTTTGATCTGGCATCGTGAAGGCGATGCCTGCGAAGGGCGGTATCTTTGTGTGATGAATTTCAGTAAACATGAGCAGAAGGTGAGGCTGTTTGAGGATGGCGAGCGATGGCGGAAGATTGTCTGTTCAGGTGAGAACGCATGGGGAGGTCCGGGCAGCGAGCTTGGTGAGATATGTGAGGGCAGAGGTGAGCTAACTTTGCCTGAGAGATGTTTTGCATTTTTTGAGATGATCTAA